Proteins from a genomic interval of Rhodococcus rhodochrous:
- a CDS encoding phenylacetate--CoA ligase family protein, translated as MRKQMLSILSGKARFDLLREENRRYRTTQDRLDIEKFQTERFNKIWTYCIREVPFYSFWQDTHGLPDKLSSIHELEFFPPLTKTDLRKHKDLVALTKGIVDYYTTGGSSGEPIRIPRGAGEADRIYAGIFAGRGWNGIEPGDTYVHIWGHAHLLGKGRRALLAKFSRDVKDWVAGGTRLNAYVQDVNVAVEYLEIIARKRPKYLIGYTSSLVWLADSARKLGIDNSAFPGIEAAIVTGESVTDRDIEVIESVLARHVIIEYGAAETGVIAYSRGSDSQLHVLWQNNVVTADSASEAQVTTIYPRIFPVIKYRLGDVLDTLGTDKNLLQIEGVAGREGDVLELANVDGGVARLQVRVFRQILLRVPEVLQVQFVVEPRGGLRVLLRTTSPVDLESIRSYTLSELQKVAGSIDGSAIILEYSDKIFKTLAGKFSAIVSYEEWSRG; from the coding sequence GTGAGAAAGCAGATGCTCTCGATTCTTTCCGGGAAAGCGAGGTTTGACCTCCTGAGGGAAGAAAATCGGCGATACCGAACCACCCAGGATCGGCTGGATATCGAAAAATTTCAAACGGAGCGCTTTAACAAGATATGGACTTACTGTATTCGTGAGGTCCCCTTCTATAGCTTCTGGCAGGACACGCACGGGTTGCCGGACAAGCTGTCCTCAATTCACGAACTCGAGTTCTTCCCTCCGCTCACCAAAACCGACTTACGCAAGCACAAGGACTTGGTTGCGCTGACAAAGGGAATCGTCGACTATTACACAACCGGTGGCAGCAGTGGGGAGCCGATCCGTATTCCTCGGGGTGCCGGTGAAGCCGATCGGATCTACGCCGGCATTTTTGCAGGACGCGGATGGAATGGCATTGAGCCGGGGGACACGTACGTACATATCTGGGGTCACGCGCATCTTTTAGGCAAGGGGCGAAGAGCGTTACTCGCCAAGTTCTCGCGTGACGTCAAGGACTGGGTTGCGGGCGGTACGCGCCTAAACGCTTACGTTCAGGACGTCAACGTTGCGGTGGAGTATTTGGAAATTATCGCGCGAAAGCGCCCCAAGTATCTCATAGGTTATACATCGTCGCTCGTCTGGCTCGCCGACAGCGCTCGTAAGCTAGGGATTGACAACTCTGCCTTTCCTGGTATCGAGGCAGCGATTGTAACAGGGGAAAGTGTTACGGACCGAGATATCGAAGTAATCGAGTCCGTGCTCGCCCGACATGTAATTATCGAGTATGGTGCGGCCGAGACGGGGGTGATTGCATATTCTCGTGGCAGCGACTCACAGCTCCACGTGCTGTGGCAAAATAACGTGGTGACAGCTGATAGCGCCTCTGAAGCGCAAGTTACGACGATTTATCCCCGGATATTCCCCGTGATTAAATATCGTTTGGGTGATGTTTTGGATACCCTCGGTACCGATAAAAATCTCCTTCAGATCGAGGGGGTCGCAGGACGTGAGGGCGACGTGCTGGAGTTGGCGAACGTGGACGGCGGAGTGGCACGGCTTCAGGTACGGGTATTCCGCCAGATTTTATTGAGAGTGCCAGAGGTATTGCAGGTCCAGTTCGTAGTTGAGCCGAGAGGTGGACTCCGCGTGCTTCTCCGCACCACCAGTCCCGTCGATTTGGAGTCTATTCGCAGTTATACTTTGTCTGAATTGCAGAAAGTTGCGGGAAGTATTGACGGAAGCGCGATTATTCTTGAATATTCGGACAAAATATTCAAAACCTTAGCAGGAAAATTCAGCGCGATTGTTTCGTACGAGGAGTGGAGTCGTGGTTAG
- a CDS encoding glycosyltransferase produces the protein MRTSVGDSTVIDFAGGTVGGAGRFRGQYLALEEHGKLPPNVPIGFDEYVTPSWLVRRELVARGAAKVVAANNVGTLTAGKERWTLLRNANHFLSDEEWAASRQHFSPKFRAQIPIVRAALLRSDLLVVPSQSMAERVLRVHPKLHDRVVVRFHPLLQPPRRRPTGEGRKVILCPVVPSPYKDLDTHLTAIARALSGREDIEVVMTMSPADAPPKLRERKLFRFCGVLPREDLEEIYSTCAAVYYPTLVESFGYPLAEARAAGIPVIAQDIAHNRDIAGGALFGFQYADDESLADAVDRALDTDLIADPAPFDPESYFKWLLD, from the coding sequence GTGAGAACCTCGGTCGGCGATTCCACTGTGATCGACTTTGCCGGCGGCACGGTCGGCGGTGCCGGTCGATTCCGCGGGCAGTACCTCGCACTCGAGGAACACGGCAAGCTTCCTCCTAATGTTCCCATTGGGTTCGACGAGTATGTGACACCCTCGTGGTTGGTGCGACGAGAACTCGTAGCACGTGGTGCCGCGAAGGTTGTAGCTGCGAACAATGTAGGCACCCTGACGGCGGGTAAGGAGAGATGGACTCTTCTTCGTAACGCCAACCACTTCTTGAGCGACGAGGAATGGGCGGCGAGCCGACAGCATTTCTCCCCCAAGTTCCGTGCGCAGATCCCGATTGTTCGAGCTGCGCTACTCCGATCCGACCTGCTGGTCGTACCCTCCCAGTCGATGGCTGAACGTGTGCTGCGCGTGCACCCGAAACTGCATGATCGTGTAGTCGTTCGATTCCATCCGCTCCTGCAGCCACCTAGGAGACGACCCACCGGTGAAGGACGCAAAGTCATCTTGTGTCCGGTTGTTCCTTCCCCGTACAAAGACCTGGATACACACCTCACTGCCATAGCTCGCGCGCTCTCGGGTCGCGAAGACATCGAAGTTGTGATGACCATGTCACCAGCGGATGCCCCGCCGAAACTGCGCGAAAGGAAGTTGTTCAGATTCTGCGGCGTCCTGCCACGCGAGGACCTGGAGGAGATCTACAGCACCTGCGCGGCGGTGTATTACCCGACGTTGGTGGAGTCGTTCGGCTACCCGTTGGCTGAAGCGCGAGCCGCCGGCATACCTGTCATAGCTCAAGACATCGCCCACAATCGCGATATTGCGGGAGGAGCACTCTTCGGATTCCAATACGCGGATGACGAGAGCCTCGCGGACGCCGTAGATCGTGCGCTTGATACCGATCTCATTGCAGACCCCGCACCGTTCGATCCTGAAAGTTATTTCAAATGGTTGCTGGACTAG
- a CDS encoding MATE family efflux transporter: protein MDQVLSSASNSLILIAIARIFTPAEFGTFAVWFAVVVGLMSTLRGLLGTPLSLLQDPQQIRAEASYGVVVAFLAGSLLTAALVVTSLLTESRYLIILAVAVPIALMQDCLRFAAMSKMRASSALISDLLWFLFSAGALTATVIRSDVSIEGIILLWALGAICGLAYLLFVLGVRPRFIGLAGWISSGWRTRVSFAVDYGVAAVSSVVYISVISVIMGTVAAGALRGAGTIMGPLSIVFGSLPMVLVPILVRSGMTSRATVRRYSFLGLGLALVALSVGVLGYLLPGWVGTQILGETWVDTRMILILVGIEYMAQALSAVARALLRAQGAASELLKIRFVFTTAMLISGFTLAWTGDIRYVASGMAAVAWISAIYAIYLTWRVMHKNGSSQIAWARLRWPHTATADYGRRVLLAPLIWMLLGLLANIPNVVFYGSDTSQVLISAVGIAHCCYGFVQNGGNRISVPGVFLFGSGLFVFFPGVYMYYFDPFSHGPLAAISALNIAYLIQVILYHYVWNRGARTQSIVEKDPVRYTDLSWGAWVGVTLATVGVIGSLAGVSLAGFSNAAAFSGIILFCVSAYRTPRRSYSWILYVFVGILFLAYSSFVFTGFGRLQLGTLGIAIAMTVSHRWSRRGVKIGILLAAAPVLLYLAQSRVEFTARLNPNQSADADGFSSVVGPFARFAESLHIYSTGGLPELGGLPYFASLVALVPRSIWPEKPEGFGAMLAQFFRPELNGTGHSEAALHYGEWLFSFGLLSMMYLAVAVGFAVWALDRLMVKFTSASLWDRRGILTVSGIVILASGILDFVWGGSFTFVARIGPRLVVLLVLWLIFVSGPGRRSVPDIETGRRKDNGGRIEVHRPASGNQSDHCRAGHRLISNV from the coding sequence GTGGATCAGGTTCTCTCTAGCGCGAGCAACTCCTTGATCCTAATAGCGATTGCAAGGATATTCACTCCTGCGGAGTTCGGCACCTTCGCTGTGTGGTTTGCAGTTGTAGTAGGTTTGATGTCGACGTTACGAGGCTTACTCGGCACACCCCTTTCGCTGTTACAGGATCCCCAGCAGATCCGCGCGGAAGCCAGTTACGGAGTCGTTGTTGCATTTCTTGCTGGCTCGCTTTTGACCGCTGCACTCGTGGTTACGTCCTTGTTGACGGAAAGTCGTTATCTGATAATCCTCGCAGTCGCGGTGCCGATCGCTTTGATGCAAGATTGCCTGCGATTTGCCGCGATGTCGAAAATGCGTGCATCAAGCGCGCTTATATCAGACTTGTTGTGGTTCTTATTCTCCGCAGGCGCGTTGACTGCAACAGTCATACGGTCCGATGTATCGATCGAGGGCATTATTCTTCTTTGGGCACTCGGGGCGATATGTGGTCTCGCTTACCTCCTCTTCGTCCTCGGTGTGCGACCACGGTTCATTGGACTGGCCGGTTGGATTTCGTCGGGGTGGCGGACACGGGTCAGTTTCGCTGTTGACTATGGCGTCGCCGCAGTAAGTTCAGTCGTCTACATCTCAGTCATTTCTGTGATCATGGGAACAGTAGCGGCTGGCGCTCTTAGGGGCGCCGGAACGATCATGGGCCCGCTGAGCATCGTCTTTGGATCATTGCCCATGGTGTTGGTTCCGATTCTCGTGCGATCCGGAATGACGAGCCGGGCCACGGTCCGAAGGTACAGTTTTCTCGGTCTGGGGCTGGCACTGGTGGCGCTAAGTGTTGGCGTTCTTGGTTACTTGCTGCCCGGATGGGTAGGTACGCAGATCCTGGGGGAGACCTGGGTCGACACCCGAATGATATTGATTCTCGTCGGTATCGAGTACATGGCACAAGCCTTGAGTGCGGTAGCAAGGGCCCTGCTACGCGCGCAAGGTGCCGCGTCTGAGTTACTGAAGATCAGATTCGTATTTACGACGGCGATGCTTATTTCTGGCTTCACCCTGGCATGGACCGGGGACATCCGGTATGTCGCGTCCGGTATGGCGGCGGTCGCATGGATAAGTGCGATATACGCCATATATCTGACTTGGAGGGTTATGCACAAGAACGGATCTTCCCAAATCGCTTGGGCGCGTTTACGGTGGCCGCACACAGCAACGGCCGACTATGGTCGCCGTGTGCTGCTGGCTCCTCTGATATGGATGTTGCTTGGGCTTCTCGCAAACATCCCTAACGTGGTTTTTTACGGTTCCGACACATCGCAGGTTCTGATTTCGGCCGTCGGTATCGCGCATTGTTGTTACGGGTTCGTTCAAAATGGCGGTAACCGTATTTCTGTACCGGGCGTTTTCTTGTTCGGTTCCGGTTTATTTGTGTTTTTTCCGGGCGTCTATATGTATTATTTCGACCCCTTCAGTCACGGTCCGTTGGCTGCGATCTCAGCATTGAACATTGCGTATCTTATACAGGTAATCCTGTACCACTACGTTTGGAATAGGGGTGCGCGGACCCAGAGCATAGTCGAGAAAGACCCCGTTCGTTACACCGACCTTAGCTGGGGGGCCTGGGTCGGTGTGACTCTCGCGACTGTCGGCGTAATTGGATCTCTTGCGGGTGTAAGTCTGGCTGGTTTCTCTAACGCGGCCGCATTCTCGGGAATAATTCTTTTCTGCGTATCTGCATACCGAACGCCGAGGCGATCGTACAGTTGGATTTTGTATGTCTTTGTGGGAATTTTGTTCCTTGCGTACTCATCGTTTGTCTTCACCGGATTCGGAAGATTACAATTGGGAACCTTGGGCATAGCGATTGCCATGACGGTGTCCCATCGCTGGAGTCGACGTGGAGTGAAGATCGGAATCTTGCTCGCTGCGGCCCCGGTCCTTCTCTATTTGGCCCAATCTCGGGTTGAGTTCACCGCAAGGCTGAACCCGAACCAATCGGCAGATGCGGATGGATTCTCTTCCGTTGTTGGTCCCTTCGCTCGATTTGCGGAATCCCTGCATATCTATTCGACTGGCGGGTTGCCTGAGTTGGGCGGACTCCCGTACTTTGCATCCCTTGTCGCCCTGGTTCCGCGGAGTATTTGGCCAGAAAAGCCAGAGGGGTTCGGCGCGATGCTTGCTCAGTTTTTTCGTCCCGAGTTGAATGGCACAGGCCACTCCGAGGCAGCATTACACTACGGTGAATGGCTATTCTCATTCGGTCTCCTCAGCATGATGTACCTTGCGGTCGCTGTGGGGTTTGCAGTGTGGGCCTTGGACCGGTTAATGGTGAAGTTCACTTCAGCGTCACTTTGGGACCGACGTGGCATACTGACTGTCTCCGGGATCGTGATATTGGCCTCTGGAATACTCGACTTCGTATGGGGTGGCAGCTTCACCTTTGTGGCGCGAATCGGTCCACGGCTGGTGGTACTTCTCGTTCTGTGGCTAATCTTCGTCTCTGGTCCCGGCCGGCGATCCGTGCCAGATATTGAGACTGGCCGGCGCAAGGACAACGGTGGCCGTATTGAAGTCCACCGCCCCGCCTCGGGTAACCAATCTGACCATTGTCGGGCAGGGCACCGTCTGATATCGAACGTATGA
- a CDS encoding nucleotide sugar dehydrogenase: MNASKPKKVVVIGQGYVGLPVAVRAAEVGYEVVGIDIDPRRVESLQAGKSYVEDVSSERLRRVLESQNYRPSSSYEAAEGFDYAVVSVPTPLRETLPDLTFIELSARDLMVHVSPGCTVILESTTYPGTTEELMVPILEEGSGLRAGEDFFVGYSPERIDPGNPSYGFVETPKVVSGINDESLQRVNEFFGSLIETTVPVSGTREAELTKLLENTFRHVNIALVNELAVFAHQLGIDIWEAIDAAASKPFGFMRFTPGPGVGGHCLPVDPSYLSWQVRRRLGQNFRFVELANDVNDQMPSYVVQRATDLLNDACKSVRGASILLVGLSYKKGTGDVRESPALKVASLLLERGANVAGVDPFVDEARWPEGVTRTGLSESSARGWDLAIVITDHDELDLEILTQRGYPVLDTRNVVVGPSVVKL; the protein is encoded by the coding sequence ATGAACGCCAGTAAGCCGAAGAAGGTCGTCGTGATCGGACAAGGCTACGTCGGTCTTCCCGTTGCCGTTCGGGCGGCCGAGGTTGGCTACGAGGTCGTCGGTATCGATATCGATCCGCGTCGTGTCGAGTCGTTGCAGGCCGGGAAGAGCTATGTCGAAGACGTGTCTTCCGAACGCCTCCGCCGTGTGCTCGAGTCGCAGAATTACCGACCCAGCAGTTCGTACGAAGCAGCTGAGGGATTCGACTACGCGGTGGTAAGTGTTCCTACGCCTCTGCGAGAAACATTGCCCGACCTCACTTTCATCGAACTTTCGGCACGCGATCTTATGGTGCACGTCAGTCCTGGCTGTACTGTGATTCTCGAATCGACGACCTATCCTGGCACGACCGAAGAGCTCATGGTACCGATTCTCGAAGAGGGGTCCGGGCTTCGTGCCGGCGAGGACTTTTTCGTTGGTTACTCGCCCGAACGTATCGACCCGGGAAATCCTTCGTACGGGTTTGTAGAGACTCCGAAAGTCGTATCTGGAATCAACGACGAATCCCTCCAGCGTGTGAACGAGTTCTTCGGTTCACTCATCGAAACGACGGTCCCCGTGTCGGGGACACGTGAGGCCGAGTTGACTAAGCTTCTCGAGAACACGTTCCGTCACGTCAATATCGCACTCGTCAACGAACTCGCCGTATTTGCGCACCAGCTCGGAATCGATATCTGGGAAGCAATTGACGCAGCTGCGTCGAAACCCTTTGGATTTATGCGGTTTACGCCTGGCCCGGGTGTCGGCGGCCATTGCTTGCCTGTTGACCCCTCGTATCTTTCCTGGCAGGTGCGCAGACGTCTGGGGCAAAATTTCCGATTCGTGGAGTTGGCCAACGACGTGAACGATCAGATGCCGAGCTACGTGGTGCAGCGTGCGACTGATCTACTCAATGACGCGTGCAAGTCGGTGCGTGGAGCATCCATTCTGCTGGTCGGGCTCTCGTACAAGAAGGGAACGGGTGACGTACGGGAGTCTCCTGCGTTGAAAGTTGCTTCGTTGCTACTCGAGCGCGGTGCCAATGTCGCCGGAGTCGATCCCTTCGTCGATGAAGCGAGGTGGCCCGAAGGCGTCACTCGAACCGGTCTGAGTGAGTCCAGTGCACGCGGGTGGGATCTAGCGATAGTCATCACGGATCACGACGAACTGGACCTGGAGATATTGACACAGAGAGGCTACCCGGTCCTTGACACGCGTAATGTCGTCGTTGGACCCAGCGTGGTGAAGTTGTGA
- a CDS encoding sugar transferase, with the protein MSNSPKTFYQRRGKRIFDACASAALLVLTAPIHALCVLAVKVDSPGPVYFHQTRVGRHGQEFRLHKLRTMLVGTEELMKNYPTSDRITRSGKMLRRLSLDEIPQLWNIFRGEMSFVGPRPTIPDQAVRYTDFQRRRLNVTPGLTGLAQIRYRNNATWSVRIKSDVEYTEKIRFLTDLGLILRTVPAAFKGSGQLTDQTSAQVDDLGQGSTV; encoded by the coding sequence ATGTCGAACTCTCCCAAGACGTTCTATCAGCGGCGAGGCAAGCGAATCTTCGACGCGTGCGCCAGCGCCGCTCTTCTCGTCCTTACAGCTCCTATTCACGCATTGTGTGTACTTGCCGTCAAGGTGGACTCGCCGGGTCCAGTGTATTTTCATCAGACGCGGGTTGGGCGTCATGGGCAAGAATTCAGATTGCATAAATTGCGTACGATGCTCGTCGGGACGGAAGAACTGATGAAGAATTATCCTACCAGCGACAGGATCACGCGCAGTGGGAAGATGCTACGTCGGTTGAGTCTGGATGAAATACCGCAACTATGGAATATTTTTCGCGGAGAAATGAGTTTTGTCGGGCCTCGTCCTACAATTCCCGATCAAGCCGTGCGCTATACTGATTTTCAGCGCCGACGTCTTAACGTGACACCAGGTCTCACAGGCCTCGCGCAGATCCGCTACCGAAACAATGCCACCTGGAGCGTACGTATAAAGTCGGATGTCGAGTACACCGAGAAGATCCGTTTCCTCACCGATCTCGGACTAATACTGCGAACAGTGCCTGCCGCGTTTAAGGGTAGCGGACAGCTAACAGATCAAACCAGTGCACAGGTAGATGACCTCGGACAAGGGTCGACAGTATGA
- a CDS encoding aspartate aminotransferase family protein — protein sequence MLEREIGSEFEPVSDAFIGRPTSPPWVHDSEPAYLSAGRQALTAVARKLAADGWTSLYMPLHHCRTMAVPFERCGMRIEYVDVDESMIMSAGALESTIDRLGVAPVLHSETFGARTPPALEKILNSIEQSGTPVIADETHSILQSRPSSFTYRIASLRKLLPLPDGAYVFGLDYMQPDREQGGLSEVVGLRLTAAEQKAAYLRGDRNDKAFLDIYARAENILDEFSDILPMSRQSEVLLASLDYESLSRRRESNATYLAAGLDDISSIRIVNREAVTTAPPYLVVSSDRVLELRTHLTAQGVYCPIHWPPPKESELRRRWKSPVLSMPIDHRYNHRDMQRIIDLIVEFERGRRVSR from the coding sequence ATGCTCGAACGTGAGATCGGCTCTGAATTCGAGCCCGTCAGTGACGCCTTCATTGGTCGTCCCACGTCCCCTCCGTGGGTGCACGATTCAGAACCGGCGTATCTCTCGGCGGGTCGCCAGGCGCTGACGGCGGTGGCACGGAAGCTGGCAGCAGACGGTTGGACATCGCTATACATGCCGCTCCATCATTGCCGGACCATGGCAGTTCCTTTCGAGAGATGCGGCATGCGTATCGAGTATGTAGATGTCGACGAGTCGATGATCATGTCTGCCGGAGCGCTCGAGAGCACCATCGATCGCCTTGGCGTTGCGCCGGTCCTGCATTCCGAAACATTCGGCGCAAGGACGCCGCCCGCTCTTGAAAAAATACTGAACTCAATCGAACAATCGGGCACCCCTGTAATCGCCGACGAAACGCATTCGATTCTTCAATCGCGGCCGAGTTCGTTCACATACAGGATCGCTAGCTTGCGGAAACTGCTGCCATTGCCTGACGGAGCGTACGTATTCGGTCTTGATTACATGCAGCCCGACCGCGAGCAGGGAGGGCTGTCCGAGGTCGTCGGTCTACGGCTCACCGCCGCGGAACAGAAGGCTGCATACCTTCGGGGCGATCGAAATGACAAAGCATTTCTAGACATTTACGCGCGGGCCGAGAATATACTCGACGAGTTCTCTGACATTCTGCCGATGAGTAGGCAGTCTGAAGTACTTTTGGCTTCCCTCGATTACGAATCGTTGTCCCGCCGTAGAGAATCGAATGCCACGTATCTCGCTGCAGGACTCGACGACATTTCCTCGATCCGAATTGTTAACCGAGAGGCCGTCACGACCGCGCCGCCATACTTAGTGGTTTCTTCCGACCGCGTTCTGGAATTGAGGACGCATCTGACCGCTCAAGGTGTGTACTGCCCGATCCATTGGCCGCCTCCAAAGGAGTCCGAATTGAGGAGGCGATGGAAGTCCCCGGTCCTTTCGATGCCGATTGACCATAGGTACAACCACCGCGATATGCAGCGAATTATAGATTTGATAGTCGAGTTTGAGAGGGGGCGCCGTGTTTCACGGTAA
- a CDS encoding glycosyltransferase family 4 protein produces MGWYKGMRKGARSAKVFHRRNARADFARTAPPRVGYVTQWYPPEPAGVAASVAQSLNKRGFELRVYTGIPHYPSGKVTSGYRAWKPTAEVSNGIAVHHYPEFPYRGRGVLGRFVGYASFALASTVGAMRHLRHDDVLLVYSSPATTAFPALVARLVFGTPFVLHVQDIWPDSVLNSGFIEKSLIAKVINLALTRFVNLTYWAADHIVTICPGAKEMLVARGVPPEKISTIYNWLDDTITPSSLVGDAEEQRRNLHRQFDIPTGATIYLYAGNFGPAQNLEALVEGFDSAGLGEGHHLVLVGDGVSKENVQSMAASLAQVHVYPRVDSETAAAMTLAADVSIVSLASDPLFEATFPSKLQTITRLGRPILGVLAGDGANFVQNWKLGHVAEPDDVQSIAQAFKSFSIADAEELTAMARSSLEASETELSEESGGAKLADLLRSAVVPEKEIQA; encoded by the coding sequence ATGGGCTGGTATAAGGGTATGAGAAAAGGAGCAAGGAGCGCGAAAGTGTTCCACCGCCGGAACGCACGTGCAGATTTCGCACGGACCGCACCCCCACGTGTCGGATATGTCACTCAGTGGTATCCGCCTGAGCCTGCGGGGGTTGCGGCAAGTGTCGCGCAGAGCTTAAATAAGCGTGGTTTCGAATTGCGCGTTTACACCGGCATACCGCATTACCCGTCGGGTAAGGTTACTTCGGGTTATCGTGCATGGAAACCAACGGCTGAGGTCAGCAATGGAATCGCGGTCCACCATTACCCCGAATTCCCGTATCGTGGCCGTGGCGTTCTCGGACGTTTTGTCGGATATGCATCTTTTGCATTGGCGTCAACAGTAGGAGCAATGCGGCATCTTCGCCACGACGACGTTCTGCTTGTGTATTCCTCACCTGCGACAACGGCCTTTCCGGCCCTCGTCGCCCGACTCGTATTCGGCACGCCGTTTGTCCTTCACGTTCAAGACATTTGGCCGGACTCCGTTCTGAATTCCGGCTTCATCGAAAAGTCACTGATCGCGAAGGTCATCAATCTAGCGCTGACTAGGTTCGTCAACCTGACATATTGGGCGGCCGACCACATCGTCACAATCTGCCCTGGAGCGAAGGAAATGCTTGTCGCCAGAGGCGTGCCGCCGGAGAAGATTTCGACGATCTACAACTGGCTGGATGACACCATTACGCCGAGCTCTCTGGTGGGAGATGCTGAAGAGCAACGCCGAAATCTGCACCGTCAGTTCGATATTCCTACTGGGGCAACCATATATCTTTATGCAGGAAACTTCGGTCCTGCGCAGAATCTTGAGGCACTAGTTGAGGGGTTCGACAGCGCTGGTCTCGGCGAAGGTCACCATCTTGTCCTAGTAGGAGATGGCGTGTCCAAAGAGAACGTGCAGAGCATGGCTGCCTCGCTTGCGCAAGTTCACGTATACCCGCGGGTGGATAGTGAAACCGCAGCTGCGATGACGCTGGCTGCAGACGTGTCGATCGTCAGCCTTGCGAGCGACCCCTTGTTCGAGGCGACATTCCCAAGCAAATTGCAAACCATAACCAGATTGGGACGTCCTATTCTTGGCGTTCTCGCGGGTGATGGGGCGAATTTTGTTCAGAATTGGAAGCTCGGCCACGTTGCTGAGCCTGATGATGTCCAGTCCATTGCCCAAGCGTTCAAATCGTTTTCGATAGCCGACGCAGAAGAGTTGACAGCGATGGCCCGTTCGTCGTTGGAGGCGAGCGAGACCGAACTGTCCGAAGAGTCAGGGGGGGCCAAACTCGCCGACCTTCTCCGCTCCGCAGTTGTTCCTGAGAAGGAGATCCAAGCATGA
- a CDS encoding GNAT family N-acetyltransferase, whose amino-acid sequence MFHGKYVNIRPIELGDQEFIVRMNADPEVRSGVGGWEFPKSIHEQKRWFESGSSGGTTQRWIVESADGVPIGLVGLWNINWHDRNAEVGIKIASGVYRGKGYGTDILLSTCTYAFHEVGLNRLYASIRADNRASLKIFTTHAGWSVEGRWRHHVWRQGAYVDVVHVGVLASEFINHPYWKDYCKLISEGRVDADGEGSDVR is encoded by the coding sequence GTGTTTCACGGTAAGTATGTAAATATACGGCCGATCGAACTAGGTGATCAAGAATTTATCGTGCGTATGAATGCGGATCCTGAAGTGCGTTCGGGGGTTGGTGGATGGGAGTTCCCGAAATCGATCCACGAGCAGAAGCGGTGGTTCGAGTCCGGCTCTAGCGGCGGGACCACACAGCGGTGGATCGTCGAGAGCGCCGATGGAGTTCCGATCGGACTTGTCGGATTGTGGAACATCAACTGGCATGATCGAAACGCTGAAGTGGGTATCAAAATCGCTTCCGGTGTGTACCGCGGGAAAGGGTACGGAACGGATATACTTCTGAGCACGTGCACATACGCGTTTCACGAGGTCGGACTGAATCGTCTGTATGCGTCCATTCGAGCTGACAATAGAGCGTCGCTCAAGATTTTTACGACTCACGCCGGCTGGTCTGTGGAAGGGCGGTGGCGACACCATGTATGGCGGCAAGGAGCGTACGTCGATGTCGTGCACGTTGGTGTTCTCGCTTCAGAGTTCATAAATCATCCGTATTGGAAAGACTACTGCAAGCTCATTTCAGAAGGTCGAGTTGACGCGGACGGGGAAGGATCTGACGTTCGGTGA
- a CDS encoding GNAT family N-acetyltransferase, which translates to MDAVSPYGYSGAYAHPDLSVSEVTSLWDRTLEVLREEGVISLFLRRSPLVNQAPLPALSVLVVEAHPTYFIDTDDVDTLWKRMEGRARTAIRKANRTGMSVDIRSVSLEDLQAGSAFRTIYAQTMAKVNARRYYLFDDEYYRILHEKLESSLLIATVRSGEGEIQAASLFMAHHGVLHYHLSGSSRDGTRAGATSLLLWKLLEHAAHTGARGVFLGGGVQPGDGLERFKRGFGGDQRNYTAAGVIVDDAAYENAVAASARRQGVTVSQLQDLRFFPAYRKEVK; encoded by the coding sequence GTGGACGCGGTCTCTCCATACGGTTACTCCGGGGCGTACGCTCACCCCGACCTGTCGGTTTCTGAAGTCACCAGCCTCTGGGACAGAACTCTCGAAGTACTTCGGGAAGAAGGCGTCATTTCACTGTTTTTGCGCCGCTCTCCGTTGGTGAACCAAGCGCCGCTACCTGCCCTATCCGTTCTAGTCGTCGAGGCGCACCCGACCTACTTCATAGATACGGACGACGTGGACACCTTGTGGAAGAGAATGGAGGGCCGTGCACGGACTGCAATCCGCAAGGCGAACCGCACCGGGATGTCCGTCGATATTCGTTCTGTTTCTCTCGAGGATCTACAGGCCGGCTCTGCGTTCAGAACGATTTACGCGCAGACAATGGCAAAAGTAAACGCTCGCCGCTACTACTTGTTTGACGACGAGTACTACCGCATTCTTCACGAAAAGCTGGAGAGTTCTCTGCTCATCGCGACAGTTCGCAGTGGAGAAGGAGAGATCCAGGCGGCTTCGTTGTTCATGGCACACCATGGCGTTCTCCATTACCACCTTTCGGGATCGTCCCGTGACGGCACACGTGCCGGAGCGACCAGTCTCCTTCTGTGGAAGCTGCTGGAACACGCCGCGCATACCGGAGCGCGGGGCGTCTTCTTGGGTGGGGGTGTACAGCCTGGAGACGGCTTGGAACGGTTCAAGCGCGGATTCGGCGGAGACCAACGGAACTACACTGCGGCTGGCGTGATCGTCGACGACGCTGCGTACGAGAATGCCGTAGCGGCATCGGCTCGCAGGCAGGGAGTCACCGTTTCCCAATTGCAGGACCTGCGTTTCTTCCCTGCGTACCGCAAGGAGGTCAAGTGA